The nucleotide window CTACACTCTTGTGGCTCTCTATGTGTCGACCCGAGTGATCGATGCGATCCATACCCGCCATGAAAAATTGACAGCGATGATCGTCACCAAGAAATCGGATGAATTAAAGAAAGCCATCCATGACAAGCTTGTCCGCGGTATCACTTTGCTTCCTGCGAAAGGGGCTTTCTCCGGCGAACAGAAAGAAATGCTGATCATTGTTGTTACAAGGTATGAATTGTATGACCTTGAACATATCATCAAGGAAGTCGATCCTCATGCTTTCACCAATATTGTGGAGACAGCCGGGATCTTTGGATTTTTCAGGCGCGAATAAAAGTTGAACGGGGGTTTGAAATGAAGAAAAGCAGTTTGTTGATCATTTTGCTTTTGATGGCCGCTGCACCGGCACTGGCGATCGGGCAGGAAAAGCAGACACCAGAAAAATCGGAGTTCAGTTTTTACATTGACCCAATCGCCGGGGCCGAACATGCTGTATTTGAACTGACTCTGCAAAACCATGGAGATGGAGATTTGGTATTTGAATTTCCTACCTCCCAGAAATATGAAATCATCGTAAGGGATGGCCAAAGGAATAAAATCTATCAATTTTCTGAGGACAAGGCATTTGCCCAGGCGTTTGAAAAACTGGCGCTAAAACCGCACGAGACAATGAAATGGCGGGAAAGCTGGGATTATAAAAAGGCGGGAACAAGGGTCAAAGAAGGAGAATATACAGTTAATGCACAGTTGAAAGCAGTAAGCGTCAACGGAAAACCTGTCCCAGACAAACAGCAGTTGACCGATCAAAAGCAAATGTACATTCCAGGCGAAAATCCTGTCTTTAAAGGTATACAGGCTGAAGGAGAAAGGGGCTCGTATAAAATATCAGGGGAAGCGAGGCCAATCGGCGGGAAATTCTTCTATACTGTCGAGGATGGTCACAACCAGTTAATTGCTGAAACAGAAGTTGTCCCACAATCAAAATACCCTAAATGGCACCCTTTTTCGCTTGATGTAACAATTCCTGAAAATAAGCTGCCCCAAAACGGATCGCTCATCCTCAATCTTTACGAACGCAGTAAGGAAGGTGAAATTATCCACACTTATCCAGTCCTGCTCGAAAGATTCAACCAAAATAAATAAATCAAAGCAAAAGCTGGCGGGAATCCCGCCAGCTTTGCTGTTACTGGTTTTCAATTGAATTCAGCTCGTCCTGGAATGACCTTAGCTGCTCTTTTTCCGCCATCGTTGTATTGGCATATGCGGAAGAAAGAGCATTTTTCGCCTTGCTGATGGCTGCAGATTGTTCCGCAGGCTCCGCAGTCTGAGCTAATTGGACAGCCTTCCTAGCTTCCTGAAAAAGCCTGTTTCCCATCTAAATTCCCCCTAAAGAGGACTCTCTGACATTCGCCATCTTTTGAGCTTCAGCTTCGGCATACGTGGTGTGGTAAGGGATTCTTTGAGAATGCTTGGAGACAGAATCTACCCCTTGCTGTACAAAACGCTTGGATTTATTGCCTTTACCCATCGTTTTACCCCTCCATCTACGAGCGAATTTTGAAACAGCCAATCTGGCTGCTTCAGTCATAGTATGCTCTTTTAGGGGAAAAACAATCGGGAACGAACCAGGTTCGATTTGGCAGGTTCAGACATTTATGATTGAATTTTTTCTGTACAGCAACTTTGTCGGACAAACAGAAACGGAAGGAAAGGAAAAGTGACCGATACAGCCTATCTATCGGATAAACCGAAGCGTGAGGAAAGGGAAAGTGACCGATAGAGCCCTCCTATCGGACAAACAGGAGTGTAAGGAAAGAAAAAGTGACCGATAGAGCCCTTCTATCGGACAAACAGAAGCGTGAGGAAAGGAAAAGTGTCCGATAGAGGCCTCCAATTGGACATACGCAACAGGAAAACATGCAAAAAGTCCGATAGAACTCATTCCTATCGGACAAATCACTTCTTGTTATTTTATAGTGCTTTCAGATTAAGCAGATCGTTCAAATACACACCAATTCCGTCTTCCTCATTTGTCAGGGTCATATCGTTGGCGATATTTTTTACATCGGCCACGGCATTGCCCATCGCGATTCCCCGTCCTGCATATTCCAGCATCTCTAAATCATTGTCTTCATCGCCGAATGCAATGATCCGCTCAGCAGGAATTTGGAAATAATCAGAGGCCTTTTTTAACCCGACAGCTTTATTCAAGCCATTTTTGACAATTTCCACGACATGGAATGGTGCTGCCCAGCTTCTGTGATCAATCACTTCTGCATGGACCTCAGAAAGGTGAGCACGGATCTTGCGGACATCCTCCTCGTCAGAATGGATCAGCATACTTGTCGGAGATGCCTTTAGGAACCGTCTTAAATCACCGGTTGTTATATTTGGGTTGCCTAAATTGAAGATATCCATCAATTTTTCATCATGATAATGGACATATACATCATCGATTACTTCGGCGATGATGTTATAAAATTTAAAGTCATCGAGTGCTTCGACAATGTCCTTGGCAACATCAATCGATAAAGGGGAATGATGTACACCCCAGCTGTTGTCAAGCGGATGGTGAATGAAAGCTCCATTGAAATTGACGATTGGTGTGTCCAGCTGCAGTTCATGGTAATACATTTCACTCGAACGGAATGGTCTACCTGTAGCGATCATAACTACATGTCCTTCTTCACGTGCTTTTTTGATGACTCGTTTGTTCCGTTCAGAAATCTTTTTATCATCTGTAAGTAATGTACCGTCCAGGTCTAAAGCGATTAAATGTTTTTCAGCCATAAATACTCCTTCTTATCTCTGTTTTTTAAATCCTATGCGTATGATTGGCTCTTTCTTCATAAGAGTTCTACAATACATATTTGGATGGTAGTGAATTTCTTCTTATAACCACTATGGTAACCATTTTACATTTAAATTGTAAAAAAATCATATAACATACTTTAAAGCGCGGTAAAATTTATTGTCTGTTCGCATAATTTGGAGGGTTTAACAGTGATTTTAGTCGAAAAGAAACGCATTCAAGATATTCCCGTTCTTCATATCGCAAAACAAAGTCAATTTTCAGATAGAATGCCATTGATTGTTTTTCTGCATGGTTTTACAAGCACAAAGGAACGAAACATGCATTATGCCTATCTCTATGCCGAAAAAGGTTTCAGGGTGATCATGCCAGAAGCAAAATACCATGGAACCCGCAGTGAGGGATTGTCAGAGACAGAACTTGGCTTCCGTTTCTGGGAAATCGTCATAACTTCTATCGAAGAGCTTCCATCAATCAGAACAGAATTGGTCGATGAAGGACTAGTTGATCCTTCGAGGATTGGCGTAGCCGGAACATCGATGGGCGGCATCACCACGCTAGGCGCGATGGCTAAGTATGACTGGATCAAGGCCGGCGTGAGTTTAATGGGCAATCCGTCATTTGAGCAGTTTGCTCTGTGGCAGCTGAATGAAATGGAAAAACGGAATGTAAATATCAATTTATCGAAAGAAGAAATTTCAGAACTGCTCAATCAGCTGAAGCAGTATGACCTCAGCCAGCAGCCGGAAAAACTGAACAAACGTCCTCTGTTGTTCTGGCATGGCAGGATGGATCCAGTAGTACCATATGAATCGGCCTATCATTTTTATGAGCAAACTAGGAAAAACTATGTGGGAACAAAAGGAATGTTGGAGTTCATTACGGATGAACATGCTGGGCACAATGTGTCAAACGCTGGTGTAGAGGCTTCAGCAGAGTGGTTTGCAAAGCATATCTAATACCTTCCGCTTTTAATGGGAATGAATCATTGTTATGATAGAAACAGGTACAGCATTAATAAAGGAGTGTTCACCGATGGATGAAGAATTAAAAGAGAGCATTATGGGTGCGCTTGAGATGGTCGTTGACCCTGAACTTGGCGTAGATATCGTGAATTTAGGGCTTGTATATGATGTTGATTTGAATGAAGAAGGGCTTGCAACTGTAACGATGACCCTGACGTCAATGGGCTGCCCGCTAGCCGGCACAATCGTCGAGCAGGTTAAATTAGCACTTGCCGACCTTCCAGAAATCAAGGATACAGAAGTGAACATTGTTTTCAATCCGCCATGGTCAAAAGACATGATGTCACGTTACGCGAAAATTGCCCTTGGGGTAAGGGATTAATCAGCCTTTTGAAACAGCAGGAAAATTTCTTGCTGTCAGACTGTAGACAAACTCGATGGAATTCGAGCTTGTCTACAGTTTTTTTGTTTGTGCTGGAATGGGGCTTTTGATTTCCGTTCCAGGCGCTTCGCTTTCCGCGGGGCCGGCGCTGAGCCTCTCGCCGCCGTTGGCGTCTGCGGGGTCTCACCTGTCCGTCTGATCCCACAGGAGTCTACGCGCCTTCCACTCCAATCAACAGGATTCCTCAACTTAGTGTGGAACTAACCGTAAGTCTCTTTTAAAATAGATACATATAACGCTAAATGTGATAAAGATACATTCCAAGAACAATCCAATCCCTCGTGATCAAAAGTTAGAAATGGTTGCATTAGACCAGCTGGTTCATCAGACCATTTAGTCCGCAAGATAAAAGCAGCCCTTGATTTTTCTTTCATCTGACAGCAGGAAATCTCCTGCTGTTTTTTATTTGTTTTGAAGACAAAGGTCACAAAATTGTCATAGAAAAAGAACGATTGGCCATAATTTATGTGAGTTAGTTCACTTAAACATGTTGGAAACACTTATATACTTCTTGTATAGAGAAGTACTTAAGGAGGCGCCAATATGTTTGATAGAGATTTTAACAAAGACCCATTCATTGTGATTTGGGAACTTACAAGAGCCTGCCAGTTGAAATGCCTGCACTGCCGTGCGGAGGCACAATATAGAAGAGATCCTCGTGAACTGTCTTTCGAAGAGGGAAAAGCGCTGATTGACCAAATATACGAAATGAATAATCCGATGCTCGTGTTCACAGGCGGAGACCCTTTAATGAGGGAGGACGTCTTTGATATCGCCGAGTACGCTGTGAAAAAAGGTGTACGTGTATCAATGACACCAAGTGCGACACCGAATGTAACCAAGGAAGCGATTGAAAAGGCAAAGGCGGTCGGTCTATCGCGATGGGCCTTCAGTATCGACGGACCAACAGCAGAAGTTCACGACCACTTCAGGGGAACAGCCGGTTCCTTTGATTTAACGATGGAAAGAATAAAATATCTGCACGAGCTCGAAATTCCGATACAGATCAATACCGTCATTTCCCGATATAATATAGAGTATTTAGATGAAATGGCAAAAATGGTTGAAGATCTGGATTGTGTCCTGTGGAGTGTATTTTTCCTTGTCCCGACAGGACGCGGCCAGGAAAAGGACATGATTTCACCTGTGGAGCATGAAAAAGTGTTCCAATGGCTTTATAATTTAAGCAAACGGGTGAAGTTCGACATAAAAACTACAGCTGCCCAGCACTACCGCCGGGTTGTCATTCAGCAAAAAATGCGTGAAGCCAGGGATCATACAGACGAAATCAACTACTTGACGGCCCTGACAAATGAGGGGTTGACGGGATCCATCGATGGTCTCGGCCGGGCTCCAAAAGGTGTTAACGATGGAAATGGGTTTGTATTCATATCCCATATTGGAGATGTGTACCCGAGCGGATTGCTACCGGTTAAAGCAGGGAATGTCCGGGAACAGCCTCTTGCTGAAATTTACAGGGAATCTCCCGTATTCAAGTCACTGAGGAATCCTGATGAATACAAAGGGAAATGTGGTGTTTGCGAGTTCAGGCATGTATGCGGAGGTTCGCGTTCTCGGGCATATGCCATGACAGGAGATTACCTGGAGAGCGAACCGTTCTGCGTGTATATTCCTAAAGCGCTGAGAAAACAAAAGCAGGAAAGCTAACAAACCAGGGAAAAGGAAAGAAAAAAAGCAGCTCTGCTTCTAAAAGGGGTGCCTCATAATAGAAAAGCGAGTGAAGCTGGGCTTCACTCGCTTTTTATATTAGTCGATTGAACAGAAAACCGCCGGACAATTTTCACAGCCGATTTCCTTGCGTAAGTAATCTACATCATGAATCAGGATTTTCCCTTTTTTAATGGAGATGATACCTTCGCGTTTCAAGTCATTCAGGATCCTGTTTGTACTTTCACGTGATGTGCCGCAGAAATTGGCCAGTTCCTGATTTGTTAATGGAAGGTCAATCAGAATGCCGGTATCTTTATGGATACCATAGCTGTTCGTCATCCTGATCAATGTAGAGAATAGCGCTCCCTTTTTTCCGTTAAGTACTAAATCACGGAATTTAGTCTGTGTTTTGCGGAAATGGTCGCTCATCCATTTCATGAATTCGAATGCCAGCGATGGATTTTGAAAAATCTCCTTCTCGATGACATCTTTCCTGATTGCGGAGATGGTTGCATCCTCAAGGATCAATGCGCTAAGCAAATATTTTGGTGCCTCGGTAAACAGGGTCAATTCACCGCATAGATCATTTTCCCCGCAAATCCTTAACGCAAGTTCACGTCCATCCTGGGTTACCTTGCTAATCTGCACCTTTCCGCCAAGAATCAAATAAAGCTCCTCTGCCTCCATGCCTTCCTGGAACAAGTATGTGCCCTTCTTAACCTTGAATGTCCTGTCTGCAAACTGGAGCAATTCTTTAATTTCTATTGAATGAGTCACTTTCGTTGTGTTTGGCATGGTCATCACCCTTTTTTAGAATATAAGTTTCCGTGGCTTTTCGTTATTGAGACAATAATAACATCTGGATAGTGTTAACTAAATAACGCATGGGGAATTGTCAAAATCCCGTCACATTCTCTCTTCGTTTTGTTCACATTTTCGAAACAAAGTTGCTATAGGTATATTATATCGATAAAAAAAGTAAGTTGATTCCGATGTTAGAAGTCAACTGTGACAGTTTATTGAACAAAGAAATAGGAGTGAAGTTCTTCACATCATAAGGCCATGTATTTTTCTACGATTTATTTATCAAGCAAAAATCGCCTGAAAACTAGGAGGGGGAAGAATCATGCGAACACAAAAAAATCAGCTGCCGCTTCAAACGCTCAGTCTGGTTGCAGGTTTTATGGTGTGGGTTATTTTATCCGCATTAATGCCGTTCATTAAAGAGGATATAAAGCTTACAGCAAATCAAATCGCGATGGCGACTGCCATTCCTGTTGTCCTGGGTTCCGTTATGAGGATACCGATTGGATACTGGACAAACAAATATGGAGCACGAAAACTGTTCTTTGTCAGCTTCGCATTCCTGTTGTTTCCGGTGTATTTCATCAGTCTGGCAGATTCTTTTATTGACCTGCTGATCGGCGGCTTGCTGGTCGGTATAGGTGGTGCAATTTTTTCTGTCGGTGTGACATCCCTCCCGAAATACTATCCAAAAGAACGCCATGGATTTGTGAACGGAATTTATGGGGTAGGCAATCTCGGAACTGCGGTCACGACTTTTTCGGCACCGGTCATTGCATCGCAGATTGGCTGGCAGTCAACAGTCCAGCTTTACCTGGTGCTTTTACTGGCATTTGCATTGCTTAACTTTTTCCTTGGTGACAAAAATGAACCCAAAGTTCCTACACCACTGGGGGATCAAATTAAAAGTGTATACAAGAACCAGAAACTCTGGGCATTGAGTCTGTTTTACTTCTTAACATTTGGATCATTTGTAGCTTTTACGATCTACCTGCCGAATTTCCTTGTGTCACATTTTGAGCTCGATAAGGTAGATGCCGGAATCAGGACAGCAGGATTCATTGCCCTTGCTACATTCTTCAGGCCGATTGGCGGCTGGCTTGGTGATAAATTCAACTCATTCATCATCTTGATGATTGTCTTTGCAGGCATGACCATTTCAGGAATACTGCTGTCTTTCACACCTTCCCTGACCCTTTATACGATTGGCTGTCTTACGGTAGCAATCAGTGCGGGGATTGGCAATGGTACCGTCTTCAAACTAGTGCCGCTTTATTTTTCAAAACAGGCGGGGATCGTGAATGGTATAGTATCAGCGATGGGTGGATTGGGAGGCTTCTTCCCGCCGCTTATGCTGGCCTTCCTGTTCAACCTGACAGGGCATTATGCCATTGGTTTCATGGCTTTGTCGCAGGTTGCACTTGCGAGCCTGATCATCGTCATCTGGATGTACTATCAGGATAAATTGAGCCTTGCTAAAAATATCATCGACCATACTGCAGAGGGAATCATGATCACGGATGTGAAAGGCATGATTGAAAAGGTTAACCAATCTTTCACGAATGTAACGGGATATAAAGCTGAGGAAGTCATTGGGAGAAACCCAAGAGTCCTGAGGTCAGGAAAGCATGGGGAGGCTTTTTACAAGGAGATGTGGAAATCCATTGAGGAGAATGGATTCTGGCAGGGAGAAATCTGGAACAAAAAGAAGAACGGAAACATCTATCCTGAATGGCTTACAATAAGTCCTTTAAAAAATGAAGCCGGAGAAATCAAGAACTATGTCGGCATATTCAGTGAGCTACCTATAAAAAAGAAATAACCTTAAGAAGGCTGCATCAAATCCTTGATGCAGCCTTCTATTTTAGATAATATGACAACATAATGACATTTTCTGATAAAAACACTATCCTGCCAGTTTTTATGTTGTAATATAGACATAAGGGTAAAAGCTACTATTTTAAATAGAGGACTATTGATGTTACTGTGAGAATATTAACAGTGAACCATTACTATAGCTGTTACAATGTCAATAATCAAAACTTCTATAATTGGAGTTGACACAGATGGTAAAAAGCATAATTAAAGACCAATTAAATAGACCGCTCCGCGATTTGCGTATTTCTGTTATAGATCGCTGTAATTTCCGGTGTCAGTATTGCATGCCTGCCGAGATTTTTGGACCAGACTTTGCATTCTTGCCTAAAAGTGAGCTTTTGTCATATGAAGAAATCGAACGTGTGGCCAAATTGTTCATAGATCTGGGTGTTGAAAAAATCAGGCTCACAGGCGGCGAGCCATTGATGCGGAAAGACTTGCCGATCCTTGTCAAGAAGCTCAACCAGATTGAAGGGCTTAAGGATATCGCATTGACTACCAATGGCGTGATGCTCCCTAAATATGCCGAAGAGCTGTATGCAGCAGGGTTGAAGCGCGTGAATATCAGTCTGGATAGCTTAAAGGATGAGCTGTTCGGCGAAATCAATGGCCGCAATGTAGGGGTAGGGCCAGTACTCAAGGGAATCGAATCGGCAAAAAAGGCCGGGTTGGGCGTTAAAATCAACATGGTCGTCAAGAAAGGCCTGAATGATTCCGAAATTCTTCCGATGGCAGAATTCTGTAAAAAGGAAGGACTGGAGCTCCGATATATTGAATTCATGGATGTGGGCAGCACTAATGGCTGGAAGATGGACGACGTCATCACGAAAAAGCAAATCCATGACATGCTGAGTCAGCACTATGAATTGGAACCCGTAGATCCTGATTACTTTGGCGAGGTCGCTAAAAAATACCGATACAAAGGTACGGATATCAACGTCGGCTTTATTTCCTCAGTTTCTGAGTCCTTCTGCTCCAGCTGTACAAGATCACGTTTATCAGCGAATGGCCAGGTGTTCACCTGCCTTTTCAATGGCAATGGTCATGATATCCGTGACTTCATGCGTGCCGGTGCAACCGATGACGAGCTTCGTGAACGAATCACAAATATCTGGAATCACAGAACGGACCGTTATTCAGATGAACGTACAGCTGAAACCGTCGCGAACAGAAAGAAAATCGAAATGTCCTATATTGGCGGCTAAAGACTCCTTCGGGGGTCTTTTTCTGTTCCTCTGGAGTTTTTTATCCAAAGGAAAACAGAGGCTTCTGGATTTTGGGCATACTATGTTTCCAACCAAAAGGTTTATGGGTATACATGAATCTACGATAAAATTTGTTGGAGACTGCCGAATGCTAAAAAGAAGAATTGAATTTTTATTTGTATTTATTTTAATGGTGTGTTTTTATATTGTCTTTTTTACTGGGTACAGCCAGGCAATTAAGATTGCAGCGATCACCGTTTACTCCCTTATCCTGTTTGTCAGCATCTTTTCGTTGATGCTCGAGAACCGTTCCGCACAGCATACGCTGATGTGGATGTATGTAATGCTGTTATTTCCTGTCGCCGGGTATTTCTTTTACCTATTTTCAGGACAGCTGTATTTAAAAGGGTATCTGTATAAAAGCAAGCGTACCAGGGATCGTGACCAATGGGAAAAGCTGATGAGGAATGAAGAGTCGAGGGATCTTTCTTTCTTGATTGAAAATCAGTTTTGCTTCGCAAAATATGCAAAGAATTCAGCGTTGACTCCGATTACGACCGACTCAAGGGCAAAAATCCTTAAAAATGGGGAAGAGACTTTTTCTGAATTAAAAAAGAAATTGAAGGAAGCAGAAAAGTTCATCCATATGGAATACTATATTTTCAGGTCTGACCGGCTTGGCAGGGAAATAATTGACATCCTGATAGAAAAAGCCAGGCAGGGTGTTGAGGTTTTATTCATGTTCGATGCTGCCGGCAGCATGAAGATTGCCGCCACGGACCTTAAGGACATGCAGGAGGCAGGCGTTAAAGCTGCGCCGTTCTCTCCGCTCAAATACGGGTTCTTCAATCAGAAATTCAATTTTCGGAATCACAGGAAGATTGTCATCATTGACGGGGAAATCGGATTTGTCGGCGGATTGAATGTAGGCGTAGAATACCTCGGTGAAGATGAGAAAATCGGTTTTTGGCGCGATACCCATATGGTGCTGACAGGAGAGGCTGTCTATACCCTCCACAATGTCTTCCTGCTTGATTGGGAATATGTGAGCGGTGAAAGGGCACTTGGGAACTATATAGCCGAAAAAAAGCCGCATGAGAGCGATGAGCTGGATGGTGCGATTCAGGTAGTGCCAAGCGGGCCGGACACACAGCAAGGAATCATGAGTGATTTTTACTACACGATGATGTCCTGCGCAACTAAGTCGATTTGGATTGCCACTCCTTATTTTGTTCCTGATGAAGCGATAAGGACAGCATTGAGAGTGGCTGCAGCCAAAGGAATAGAAGTAAGGATCATGGTTCCGGAAATCAATGACAGCTATCTGACACAATATGCCAGCCGATCATACTTTTCTGAACTGCTGCGGAATGGGGCAGAGATTTACTCCTATAAAAAGGGGTTCCTGCACCAAAAGGTCATCATTGTCGATGGGAATATCGCTTCGATTGGGACGGCCAATATGGACATGAGGAGTTTCCATCTTAATTTTGAAGTGAACGTCTTCCTGCTTGGAACGAGTTCAATCAGAGATCTTGTAGCACATTATGAAGCGGACCTCGAAGATTCAGAGAAAATCAGTGCTGTCCAATATCATAAACGAGGACTCTGGGAAAGAACGAAGGAATCCTTCGCCAGACTGTTTTCAGGTGCATTATAGACCAACCAAAAAATGACCCCATCTTGAGAAAAAGGGGTCATTTTTTTACTGAGGCCTGCGATTTTCCTTTTATGCAATAAATCTCGGGAATAGAATATTATTCTCAAGATGTACATGCATGAATGTGTGTGACTCCAGGGCTTCAAGCCGCTTGTAAACTAAACGGTATGTTCCGCATGCATCGATTGGCGGATTGAAATCTTCAGTAATCTCGCGTAATTGTTTCAATATTGAGCCTGCATGATCATGTTCTTTCTCTAATTCTTCGATTTCGGCAATGATTCCAGCCCGCTTTTCAACATCAGCACTTTCAAGTTCCAGAAGCAGCGGGAACACTGTGGCTTCCTCTTTGGCTGTATGCTCTAAGAGCTCCTTTTTTAATTCATAAAAAAGTTCATTTACTTTTAACAGTTCATCGTGGCGTTCACCATGGACTTTCGCTACTTTGGTTACATATGGGCTTAGCATTTTCAGTTCTTCCTCAAGCTCACGGTGGTATTTATTCTTGATATGCTCGATCAATTCTTCAGAATCTGTATCGGTCCATACCTCCATGTTTTCGGCTGTGCCATTATGTTTTTTGTAAAGTTCTTCCAGCTGATTCATCAATTCAGGAACGTCAAGGTTCTGCTCCAACGCGGCTTCTGATAGCGGACGGTTGCCGCCACAGCAAAAGTCGAGTCTGTTTCTCTTGAATAAATCACTGGATTGAGGGAATATATTGACAATATCTTTAACTAGTGAATGTTGTTCAAAAGGCATTTTCATTAAAAAAACCTCCAATAAAAAATGTATACTGTTTACATACTCAGCATAAAGCAAATGTAATTACTACTTGGTGATGTGTATCACACTTCACAAAAAATCTACATATTTTTAAAAGTTTTTATGAGAGAATACTGTGAGGTTTGTTATGTATTCATTTTTACATTACTCTTATAATGAAAAGTGTAATCAATCAAGAGAAGCCTGCAATAGGAGCTGATTATATGTTAGAGCGAAGGAATCCTATCCCAATCGGAGAGGCAGTTAAGAGAGTAATGGAGCACAAAAAGAGTGGCTCTATCGAATATGTTTCAATCAATGAGAGTTATGGGCGCTATTTATCAGAGGATCTGAAAGCCACAAGTGATGTTCCGCATTTTGACAGAGCACCCTACGATGGCTATGCAATAAGGTCAGTCGATTCAGCGGAAGCTTCCCAAAACCAGTCAGTCGAATTTGAAGTGGTGGACCATATTGGGGCAGGAATGCTTACGGATAAGGAACTGGGACCTTTCCAGGCTGTAAGGATCATGACTGGGGCCCAAATGCCAGTTGGCGCCGATGCTGTGGTCATGCTTGAATTAGTAAAGGAAATCGAGCGTGATGGAAAGAAATATATGGAAACGAAACGCAAGCATAATAAAGGAGACAATGTTTCCTATCGCGGCGAGGATGCAAAGGAAGGGGAAGTGCTTGTCAAAAAAGGCACGTTCATCAATCCTGGTATCCAGGCGATGCTGGCGACTTTTGGCTATGCTCAGGTCCCTGTTGCGAAAAAACCGGTGATAGGCCTTTATGCAACCGGCACTGAACTGCTTGATGTCCATGAGCCGCTTGAACCGGGAAA belongs to Mesobacillus sp. AQ2 and includes:
- the cls gene encoding cardiolipin synthase, which translates into the protein MLKRRIEFLFVFILMVCFYIVFFTGYSQAIKIAAITVYSLILFVSIFSLMLENRSAQHTLMWMYVMLLFPVAGYFFYLFSGQLYLKGYLYKSKRTRDRDQWEKLMRNEESRDLSFLIENQFCFAKYAKNSALTPITTDSRAKILKNGEETFSELKKKLKEAEKFIHMEYYIFRSDRLGREIIDILIEKARQGVEVLFMFDAAGSMKIAATDLKDMQEAGVKAAPFSPLKYGFFNQKFNFRNHRKIVIIDGEIGFVGGLNVGVEYLGEDEKIGFWRDTHMVLTGEAVYTLHNVFLLDWEYVSGERALGNYIAEKKPHESDELDGAIQVVPSGPDTQQGIMSDFYYTMMSCATKSIWIATPYFVPDEAIRTALRVAAAKGIEVRIMVPEINDSYLTQYASRSYFSELLRNGAEIYSYKKGFLHQKVIIVDGNIASIGTANMDMRSFHLNFEVNVFLLGTSSIRDLVAHYEADLEDSEKISAVQYHKRGLWERTKESFARLFSGAL
- the ric gene encoding iron-sulfur cluster repair di-iron protein, with amino-acid sequence MKMPFEQHSLVKDIVNIFPQSSDLFKRNRLDFCCGGNRPLSEAALEQNLDVPELMNQLEELYKKHNGTAENMEVWTDTDSEELIEHIKNKYHRELEEELKMLSPYVTKVAKVHGERHDELLKVNELFYELKKELLEHTAKEEATVFPLLLELESADVEKRAGIIAEIEELEKEHDHAGSILKQLREITEDFNPPIDACGTYRLVYKRLEALESHTFMHVHLENNILFPRFIA